ATAAAGATCGGGTCCCCGATATTGTCCAGAATTCGTTCCAGGTACTGCCTGCGGTAATGCAGGGTGGTAAAAAATCCAAAATGATTGTCTTTAAGGGGCTGCTCCGCACTCTTGAGTGTCAGGTCCTGCATAAGCCCGAGATGTGCAATCACTTTGCCTCCTGAATTTCGGATGGCGGAGGTGGAAATGGCCACCGAGAAGCGCTCCCCGTCCTTCCGGGTATGTATAGTGGCAAATTCCCCTTTGAAATCTTCGCCAAGGTTCTCTTTTAAGCCATCCCCGAATTCTTCATGGTATTCCGGGGGCCAGAACGGGTAGGGGATTCCAGATTCGAGCAGCTCCTTTTCTTCAAAACCCGTAATCCGGCAGAATGCTTCGTTGACCAGGACGATCCTCCCCGAGGTGTCCAGTACAATCAGGCCATCCACCAGGGATTCCAGAAAAGCCTCGGTGAACCCCAGGAGGTTTAACAATTCATTTCTCAGCGTGTCTTCGGGTATTTCCACAATCCAAAAAGTTGTCCGGGGACAACGTCTATTATGAATTTATTTCAGTAATGTTTCCGGTCAATTACAATGATTGAAAACTCAATTTGATTACTGTTCTGGATATAGTGGATGTTTGGATACTGAAAATATACACAAATATTTAATATTCCTATGGGAGAAGTATTAAATAGCGGCCAGGATAAACCGATAGCGCATGAAAACCTCCGGGATAATTCTTCCGACAGCGGAAAAATGGAGATATTTGTAAAAACCCTGTCCGAAAACAGATATACCATAAACAACCGATCGTTTTTTCTGGATTTTGTAAGTTAACCAGGGTCTTTTATGTATTATGATTATGCGAGAGAATTTCAATGACTTTATCACCCGGTTCAGTGAAGGCCTGAGCAATTTGTTCCACGACGACAACAATATCGACGCCCTCAGTCTGGAACGCGGATTGCCGGATGCCGTGTGGGATGACATTATGGGGATGCAGCCACTTTCGGTGGCCATACCGGAGGAATTCGGCGGGCGGGGACTGCACGTTTCCGAATGTCTGGGGGTATTGGCGGCTGCCTCCTATGAATCCCTGCCGCTGTCCCTCACATTCGGGATCAATATCGCCCTGTTCATGGAGCCCCTCGCCAAGTATGGCCACGAGGAGATCCAGAAAGGTATTTTTGATCGCTTCTTAAACGATAAAGCGATGGGCGGGTTGATGATCACGGAACCGGATTACGGCAGCGACGCCCTGAATATGCAAACGCAGTATACCGAGACCGAAAACGGCTATCGCATCAAGGGTAAGAAGCACTGGCAGGGCCTCACCGGGATGGCCGATTACTGGATCGTTGCTGCCCGGAAAGCAAACCCTTCCGGCGACTTAGCCCGGGACATCGATTTTTTTGTCACAGCGGAGAATATGCCCGGACAGCAGATCCAGGTGGAGAAGTACTTCAACAACCTGGGGTTGTACATGATTCCCTACGGCCTGAATACCCTGGACCTGGAAGTACCGGCCAATCAAAGGCTCCAGGCGCCGCGCACCGGGATCAAGATGATGCTGGATATCCTGCACAGGAGCCGGCTGCAGTTTCCCGGAATGGCTATGGGCTTTATTCGGAGGATGCTGGACGAAGCATTGCAGCACACAGACCAGCGGATGGTTGCGGGTAAAAAACTCGCCGAGATGGACTCCGTGAGGTATCAGTTGTCTCGGATCCAGGCGGCTTACTCATTGTGTTCGGGCATGTGTGCCCGGAGTTCCGGGATGAGTGGTATCGATCAGGAACTCGCCACCCGGGGCATGGAGGCCAATGTGATGAAGGCCCTGGTGACCGACCTGATGCAGGAGTCCGCCCAGATTTGCGTACAGCTCAACGGATCCGCCGGTTATAAACTCGACCATGTTGCCGGCCGGGGGATAGTCGACAGCCGGCCTTTCCAAATATTCGAAGGTTCCAATGAAATGCTTTACACCCAGATCGCCGAAGGGATGATCAAGGCCATGAAGAAGAGCAAGGACCTGCACCTGAAGCGGTACCTGGCCGGGGAGCCCCTCACCAGCCGCGTAGCCGACCAGTTTGGCGATTTATTCGATTTTCAAATAGGGGAGAACCTGCCGCAGCGCCAATTGGTATCCCTGGGCCGGGTAATGGCCCGTGTAGCCTCCCTGCAATACGTGGAGGTGATGACGGAGGCTGGTTTCCGCTCCGACCTGTATGAGAATACCCGGAAGCACATGGAAGCGGACGTCCGCCAATTGCTCACGCGGCTGCGCTCTTTGAACGACGCGGAACCGGTTGAAGGGTATCGGGAGTCTTCAGACTGGATGCAGTTTATTATCCATTGAGCAACTGTACGAGTTTTAACCGGCTGTTGATCCCTACTTTTGAGTAAATCCGGTGGGTGTGGTCCTTGACGGTTTGCAGGCTGATAAACAGCTCATCTGCAATCTGCCGGTTGGTCTTCCCTTCGCAAATCTTTTCAATAACATCCTGTTCCCTGGGGGTAATCCCATATGTTTCAATCAGGTGTTGCAGTTTTCCTTTGTGGGTGGTCTCCGGGAATACGGGCTGGAAAAGGCGGTCGGACACCCGGTAACTATACAAAAAGGGCAGGGCCGCTGAGAGGAAGTACACCAACAGGCCCGGGGCTGCCAGGAAGGATTCCCGGGTAATCAGTCCCAGCCCGACAATCCGGAGGATCAGGGCCAGGGCAACCCCCCAGGCAAAACGCATAGCATATCGGTTGGGTCGGCCGCCTGATTTTTTTCGCCTTAAAAGCAGGGCGCCAACCACAAAGGCCGTGCTAATAAAGTCCGGCCAAAGGGCAGCCCCTGCCAGAACGAGGGGCCACGCCGGGTCGGAGACATCTCCTGAAACTGCGTTCAAATAGCTGAATATCCA
This genomic window from Robiginitalea biformata HTCC2501 contains:
- a CDS encoding acyl-CoA dehydrogenase family protein — its product is MIMRENFNDFITRFSEGLSNLFHDDNNIDALSLERGLPDAVWDDIMGMQPLSVAIPEEFGGRGLHVSECLGVLAAASYESLPLSLTFGINIALFMEPLAKYGHEEIQKGIFDRFLNDKAMGGLMITEPDYGSDALNMQTQYTETENGYRIKGKKHWQGLTGMADYWIVAARKANPSGDLARDIDFFVTAENMPGQQIQVEKYFNNLGLYMIPYGLNTLDLEVPANQRLQAPRTGIKMMLDILHRSRLQFPGMAMGFIRRMLDEALQHTDQRMVAGKKLAEMDSVRYQLSRIQAAYSLCSGMCARSSGMSGIDQELATRGMEANVMKALVTDLMQESAQICVQLNGSAGYKLDHVAGRGIVDSRPFQIFEGSNEMLYTQIAEGMIKAMKKSKDLHLKRYLAGEPLTSRVADQFGDLFDFQIGENLPQRQLVSLGRVMARVASLQYVEVMTEAGFRSDLYENTRKHMEADVRQLLTRLRSLNDAEPVEGYRESSDWMQFIIH
- a CDS encoding helix-turn-helix transcriptional regulator, which translates into the protein MIRILFILAFLLCSAIALGCIWMGRQTVVTYDSQFHKKYFYYLVFFYAYAFYALWGPFGLRELMLFGGMQPETVNNTARWLPVLALPFAGVGWLLYSTLGFALAGSRKVPGHTIGVVAMAGLMLPVVWIFSYLNAVSGDVSDPAWPLVLAGAALWPDFISTAFVVGALLLRRKKSGGRPNRYAMRFAWGVALALILRIVGLGLITRESFLAAPGLLVYFLSAALPFLYSYRVSDRLFQPVFPETTHKGKLQHLIETYGITPREQDVIEKICEGKTNRQIADELFISLQTVKDHTHRIYSKVGINSRLKLVQLLNG